Below is a genomic region from Drosophila kikkawai strain 14028-0561.14 chromosome X, DkikHiC1v2, whole genome shotgun sequence.
CGGACCGGTGGCATATGTCTCCCTGCCCCATTACCCCGGCACCAAAAGGATCAAGGAGTTTGCCTTTATTGAATTCGAGAAAGCCGGGGCTGTGGAGAAGGCTGTTAAAGCCTTTGAGCAGATTCATGGCGTGCTCTCCGTGGAAACTGATCCGGGTGAGCTGGCCAGCGTGCGCTCcttccaacagcagcagcaacaacaacaggagaaccagcagcagcaggaggagcttACTGAGCCGGAAGAGCCTCCCAAGATAAGCCTAAAAAGGGAAATACCAGACAAGAGTGGAGAAGGTCTCGAAGCGAAGCGAGTCAAGCTTGAGAATGAGCAGCCGAGCGGAGTCTCCACTGCGGAGGAAACAGCCAGCGAAACAGATGCGGAAGCTACAGTAGAAGCATCCGAGCAGGATGGCAAGCCAGAGGCGACTGACACCAAGAAGCGACGTCGCAAGCGCAAGAAGAAGGTGATTATGGATAAGCCGAATATCGAGCCCAGTGCCTTGGAGCTCAAGGTTCTGCCCAAGACCAGCTGGAGCAGTTTGCGCAACAAGTACTTGAATCTACAGCGCCGCCTCGTCAGCGAGGCCAAGAGCAAGCAGTGGCGCGAGAATCATCCTcaaaatcagcagcagcatcaccacCATCACAACCATCAGGCTCACAACCACCCGAATCCCCCCCAGCCCAAGCCAGAAGCCGTTAAGGAGGAGGAGAACAGTGCGGAGGCGTTAAGTGACGGCGGCGGCGAGCCTGGGGGTGGCGCCGGCGGCGATggagtgccagtgccagtcaAGCGCCGCAAGGCTGTGCACAAAATGAACATGAACTTCTATGGCGCTGGCGGCGTAGATTCCACCAAGTCCGAGGAGCCTTCCCAGGAGCGCACGCCCCTCTTTAAATATGAGCCCGGACTCATCGTCGAATGCACTCTCCTCGAGCCCTGCACCAATGTCAAGGAGTTCAAGGCCGACATGCGCCAGTATCCGGATATCAAGTACGTGGACATCAAGGAGTCCGATCAGGTGGCCCTGCTGCGCCTGGCCACTCCCTTAGCCGCCGAGGAGCTGGTGCGACAGGTGAGCTGCGCGGAGCGCCAGCTGAAGGTGCTTCGTGGCCAGCCTGAGACGCTCTACTGGCGCAAGATCGAGCAGGATCGCGAAGCGAAGCTCTCGAAGAAGGTGCGTGTTCAGCAGAAGCGCGGCAGGGAGAAGATCTCCAAGATGTTGGCCAAGCACATCAAGTTCGACGATGGTGATGACGAGGTGCCTGGGGGTGCTATCGACTGAGTGATAACATGGGCGGGAGGGCGAAGTTTGTTCTACAGTGCATAAGAGCCTGCTGGTGTTAAATCCAACAGCAGAAAAACCAAACGGTCtgatttgttttataaacaaCACAACCAATGTGCATAGGCATAGGAAATACtgctagaaaaatattttattttcgattaTTCGTGAAAGTAAATGCCAAGAAATAAAACCGAATAATACCTTTTAACGAAAGTTTGCTCTAAATTTGTACAATGGTGCAGTGGCCAGCAGTCAAAAAAGCGGGTGGACTCAAAGAAGTCCGCTAAAGATATTATAAACAGACAAAGAATCGGACTTGCCGCATTAGTTTcgctaaatgctcaaaaacgtCCGCGCAAACGCACAAACAGCGGACGAGTATTGCGGAATCTCAGGATTATACCCGATAATGATGTCGTAAAAGGTCCGCAATCGAAATTTTATTGGGATTCCGAAAATTATAGCATTTTCATTCATATGAGCCTGAATAGAGATCCGTAAGTAAATGTAAGAGGTACATTACGAATTTATTTACGATTTACGAATTTAAAACAGGGtgcattttattcatatttaatcACCATCTAATATTCCCCACATATGAGCGAGCGATCGGTCAATTTCAAAAAGAGCTTGGAAAAGTCAGTAAATCTGCAAATGTAACTAAGGCAGGCCATCCACAGGTGAGCATGTTGGCGAACATATTGGCGAACATGCTCGCCAACttgaattttctttcttttttatatttattttattcggAATGTTTGCAATGCTTGACACCCCTTGATATGTCAGCATGTTCATACGGCCTTGCATAAGGAGCTCGTCTATGCCTTTTTTGGCAAAAAGCTTCTGCTCCTTCGACAACTGCTTGAACATGGCAGCCCATCCTTCAGCATATATGTCAGCTTCACATTTTGGTTGCTTTCCGTTGATGTTGTCCAAATGCCCTACTGTCTTCTGTAGGAACTCCGATGATTCATCATGTTTTCGTTTCGGCGCCTTcggctaaaaaataaaattggcaTTTAATAACGTAtttcatattatattattttagatacCAGGAAATGAAGAAGAATGGAAAGAAACTGCTGATGATTTCGAAAAACAATGGAATTTCATAAACTGCATAGGAGCTGTTGACGGAAAGCATGTGCATATTAAGAGACCAAAATCATCAGGatcattcaattttaattataaaaaacgtTCAGCATTGTCCCGATGGCAATGTTAATCGCAcaatatgaatttatttgtgtGGAAGTTGGAGCAAATGGCAGGGCATCAGAGGCTGGTGTATTTGCACAATCGGGATATAAAAGGCGCTATGATGATGATATGATATGAACTGCCATAGTAGGGGACGACGACTTTCCATTGTCACAAAATTTGATGAAGCCTTACAGTCGtcaaaaataggaaaaagagGAGCTGATTTTCAATTACCGCCTCTCAAGAGCTAGGCGTATAGTGGAAAATGCATTTGGCACTGTGGTGAACAGATTTAGAATACTTCTAAATACTATCCCTTTAGAGCCGGAAAAGGCTTCTGTGATTGTTCTATGTTGTTGCTATTTTCACAACTATTTGTCGAAGAAAAATGGCGCAGTATATTTGCGAGATTCAGCAGATCCACACAATTCATTTGTAGGCTCCTCAGCCCCTCAGCCGCTCCAGATGTccagtccgggcaacaacccagctcgccaaccacctcaaggtagtcgagaagtggctatctgattggcgtattaaaataaatgaacaaaagtataagcacataacgttcactctcaacagacaaacatgccctcccCTCTACCTGAAtagcacgcagatccccgaagtcaacgtggtaacgtacctgggcgtccacctggacagacgcctaacatggcgaagacacattgaatgcaagaaaatgcatctaaaactaaaagccagcagcctccactggctcataaactcccgatcgcccctgtgtgtggaatacaaggtcctgctctacaactccacactaaagccaatatggacgtatggctcccagctctgggggaacgcgtgcagcactaatctagacatcatacagcgcgcccaatcaaaaatcctgagaactatcactggagcaccatggtatattcgcaacgaacacatccacagggatctcggcattcctgcagttaaaaacgaaatagaaaaacaaagcgtcctacaaggaaaaactctccacccatccaaatcctttagcaagggacttgatacgagtttccagaagaagccgcctactacgtaacgaccatccaatccagccataattagtcagggctctgtaccagtctcatgactgctagttaggtagtattgttaGATTTGATACACAATTGGAGCAGTACCTTGGCAGAATGAtcgaatttaatataaaacaagaaaggaagctaactttggcactccgaagtttgtatacccttgcagatattatttcttttcacaatttacctatacttattatgtttacagtttgacagttacagttttacattcccagttttacattttctctacatctaccgatcgtttctatggaagctatatgatatagttgtccgattttcataaaatgtataacaaaattctgaaataataaaataagcttatatctcagagtagatgaaaatacgttgaaaaacaatgaagttataaattttgttctattaattttccgatcattcttatggcagctataagatatagtcgtccgattttcatgaaatttttattgaaattctgaaataataaaaaaaaggccatatctaaaaaatattctaaaaatgtatcggcagctatatgatatagtcgtccgatccggcgcgttccgacatatatagcagtgagagtatatagaagactatatgcaatgTTTCagtcagatagctttaaaactgagggactagtttgcgtagaaacggacagacggacatggctagatcgactcggctgttaatgctgatcaagaatatatatactttatagggtcggaaacgtctccttcactgcgttgcaaacttttgactgaaattataataccctgcaagggtataaatatgttCTATATTACACTAAACTATTgcttgtaattttattaaaatacttaCTCTTTCGTTTTCCTGTCTGTCATCAAAACTGGTGATTCCATCGACCGAGGATTCTGTCTCATGCAGAAAGGAAAGTTCGCTGAAGTACCACAGGTTCGGCTGGTACACATCGTCCGTTCCAGCACTTCTTCTTACTTTTAGCAATTCTCGTCTGTATGACGCACGCAACGagttaactttttttttcactgtGTCTATTGTGGCGTCCTCATcgatttctttatatttctcCAGTAGCACTTCCCATGCCGTGtttcgtaaatttttatttttataggcCTCGCATTTTGCATGCCATATAGCAGGCTGCTTTTCCAGACAAATAATGAATtcttgtaaaaattttttgcTCATTTTGCGCTGCGCAAACACGAGCTCTGCCTAGTAAACGATTTCACAAATGATGTTCGTGCCAACGTTGTCGAGCATGTTGTTGCGAACACAAGCAGTTCGAGTGGCACGACCAACACAAAATTTGTACTAACGATGGAAATTGCGTCGAGCTCAACATGCTCGGCCAACATACTGTGGACGGGCCGCTTGAGAGACTGAGAAGAACATACATACTAAAAGGGATTTCATCAATCAGAAAGAGATGGCAGTACGAAACACGATTTGATCCCAGCATAAATTCGTCTATAATTAAATCATATTTACATTCCACTTTGCCGCATCAACCTTCCGAAGGCTCAAGTTAGTAGCTTAACACACTCCTTGCCATCCTTTAATCAGTACTTATTAgttattacatttaatatacACAGTAATGGAAACATTGCTTACAGTCTATGATTTCGGCATGCAGTATTCCCACCTAGTTCCCCCGGCCCTAAAATCCAAACTAAATATACAGTGACCCATCCGCGGGACCCAAGTAATGCATCGAGATAAGCAGGACATCGATGATCGTCCAAACGCCGAGTCCCCCGAAGCTAAACAGCTTGCCAATGCCCTCCTGCCAGTGGCCCAAGTAGAAGCGATCGGCCCCGAAGCCGCCCAGGGTGAGGCTTATCAGGAGGGCGGTGCTCCAGCGATAGCCCTGCGTCCAGTTGCAGCGCAGATTGCGGGTGAAGGAGCGGTTGCCCAGGCACAGCACATCCTGGTGCACGGTGCAGTTGGTGCGGTAGTACTTGTCCGCTATGGAATTGCAGTTGGCGTGCTGAAAGCAGTTCTGCTGCCAGAGCTCCGTTTGGTAGCAGTACCTGCAGTTCATCTGTCGCTGGAAGCTCCGCTCGCCCTGGCACTGCACATTGCCGATAATCTCGCAGGTCACGTTCACTTCTCGGCCGTACAAACAGGCATTGTTGTAGGCACACCGAATGCACGGAAACTGCAGGCGCTCGCAGGGCGTATCCTTGTCGTACGGACACAGCATATTATTGTTGATcccattgctgctgctgctgtgggcGGTTGTGTTGTCCAGGCCCACGCCCCCGTTCTTGGAGACCAGCGGCGTCATATGCACCTCGTTGTCGTTGCTATTGCCATTGGCGTTTCCGTTGCCATTGTTATTGCTCGTGTTATCCTTGTGGTCGCCTTTCGCATCCGACAGGTCCATCTGATTGCCGCCACTGGCCGTTTCGCTGTTCCTAATCCCTGTCAGCACAAAGATTACGATCAGGGCGAGGGCGGAGCGCATGTTGACCACAATGCACTGACGTTGGGCGGGCATTTTGCAAGATAATACGGATAAAACAGCCGGAATTCAATGTTATTCTTCTTGGTAGGGTGACCGTTGTGCAGTAGGTGGAAAATACCAAACGGCGAGCGGGCGCCTTTTTAGTATTTCCAAAGCGGAGTGTGAACTGTTTGCCTCTCGCTCTCCTCTTCAGACTATTCacacatttaaaattcaaaattcccgcaataaacaatacaaattaaatacacggcgattttaataaataaatttatttattaaagaataatCCCTAATGATTCAAAACCTCGGAAGATATTTGAGGGATGTTAAACTCCGATTCCACCATCTAATAAGCCCTGATCGAATAGAGGCGGCCTTTCATTTAGTCTTCAAGAGAATACCCTGAATATTTTTCCCGCCGGCTTCTGTCAGTATTTAAAAATCGTCCCTTAAAGGCAAAATAACAGAAACACTCTAAATCTTGCAAAAAATCATGTTAATTTACCAATTTCCCGCGTTCGCAACAGTGTTGgcaaatgaaaaaatatatatatcgatttttcaaTAGTTCGGCAAAAAATAtcactaaaaatatttgtaacagTTATCGTTATGTTCACATCCctagttttttgttattgtgctGTAGAATGGATTCGATTCGTCGTAAAACTAAATCCTTGAGTGAAAAACGCATGCACTACGTCGCATAATTACGAGCCGGAAAAACTCGGTAAACCACCATCAAAAAACGGGCCGAGGAAACGAGTCAACTTAACGCACAACGCTTTCGCGATTTATTTGACGGCTCTCCAGTACCAGTGTTGCCAAACGAAAATTTGCCTTTCCCCTCTCAAATGTCCcctaaattaaaacaatatgtGCTTCGGTTTTCTGGCCACCAGTCGGTTGATTTTTTTGAGATTCCATAATTTCTACTGTATTTTTTCATAATATCTGAATAATACATGCCTTGAAAAAGCCCTAGGACCGTTCCCTAAATCTGGCGAAAACCCAGATCTGACGGGAAAAATGCCGATGTAGCATCATTTGTTTACTACTCATTGCACCGGTgtgttgccagacttttcggtccGAGTGACCACAAGTACCAGATCGTTGTGCATGAAAAGTCATACGAATAAAAATATCGCGATTTCGATATCATTTTTCagtaaaaatatcgatatattttgaTGTGAcacttttggtcgctgggACCGAAAATCTGGCAACGCCGCGGTACGAGGTGCGCGAGCgaccagcgttgccagatcgtCAATTTcccagcgaccaaaagtgccaGATCGCGATTCCGATAACATTTTCACAAAAAATCGACAACCTCACATCACTCGCGTCGGGTCGCTAAAAAAAACACTAATACAAACACTCGGGGCGTGTGATTAAATATCTAACTTAAAATTGCGGTGTGTGTAAATTACTGTTGTCTGGCGCAAAGTTGGCTTATTTTAGTGAAACTGCGCcgacaaacaacaacaaagagtACGAAAAAAGGCAACGggaaaattttttgtttgctcgcAGTGTgcgtgcatgtgtgtgtgtgtttgtttattgGTGTGCGTGTGCAGGAGCAGCGTCATCCTCTTTATCCCTCTCTTCTTGCCACAAAAGTGAAACATGTTTTTCtgtggcaacaacaaaagccacAACAACGGCAGCTGCAACAAtcgacaaaaacaacaactgcagcagTAGCAGCTTGTGGATaatgctttaaaaacaaaaaaaagccaacaacaacatcggAAAATTCAAATGTAAGTTGGCTCTCTTCTGTTTTTCTGTTTGGTTAGGTTGAAAAGCGAGTGAAAAGAAGGTGGAGAGCGTAAGAGAGCGTTTTCTGGAGAGGGACGgcatgagagagagaggcgtCAGCGACATCGTTGCTAGACAACCGCGGCGTGCTGTTAGCGGACAACAGAGAACTGTTAAACGCAAGTAAAGCCAATTAGACTTGCCGGCatatttgtgaaatttttgacTGAAATCGGTTAAAAATTACAAGTTAAAGCGTGTCTTTTCTATTGGTACTCGTGGCTGTCTCACTGTTTTCCGTACTTATTGGGTTTTTTAACGACTCGATTAACTATGTTTGATGTGATAATTGATGgtcaaaaaattttaatttaatgtgcTTGATAGCTCAGTCTTTTTATATGCATAcatatttaggttttttttttaaataatacccGTGTGTTCTCTCCCTTGCAGTCTGCAAATGCGCGCCCTTTCTTTGCTCTCTCACTAGCTGCTCTCTTCGTTGGTCGCGCTTTCTCTCTCTCCGTTTCGAATTTCAAGAAGCGACACTAAAATAGCtgtaaaaacaacaacgatGCAACAGCGCTGCAAAGGTGGCAAccctgctgcagttgcagATGTAACTCGTTCGCCGGTCCCTTActttaaagaataaaaaagaataataatttatgataATAAGGAGACATAGGAAAAGCACGCAGGCAGATGTTCTACATTTTCTAAGAAAACTTTCTTGTCCGGTTCACCTATCGCGACTTATGTTGTTTACTATATTTCCTGAGAATTCCGGAACTGGGAATCTGTGTTCTTTTGTTGCAAATTTTGAATGAAGCAACAGTTCGCGAAAATTGTGTATTTTCACCGTTTTCCATTGTTAAAAGGATTATAATAATGTGCATGGTATTtgattttgatgaaaaacacaattcaaattatattatttcgactttaattataatttaacttTGGCTTAAAACATGGATTATGGtagctcaaaaataatatgacGAAAGGCGATAAGATGGATTAAAGAGTAGTTTTTAAGTTTCTTCATTCGACAGgttataaaatgaattaaatttgtatttagaaGGGACTACGGAGATAAGTTGATTTTATTATCgcttaaaaaattgaaatttattcaGTAATCCTTACAAAAcctgtattaattttttggaCCTATAGATACTTGGATTATTCCTTATATTACTTAGTTTCCAACATTTTCTGGTAATAGGTAGATGAGTCCATCACCCTCGCCTCATTAGTAGCtacctttttttgtttactatcGTAGGGCTAATGCGTATCTAGAATATGGTCCCCAATTGCTGCGCAATAGGGACGCTGACGCAGCTAACTAAACTATGTAACTAACTACGTAACACGTGTGGCCAAAACCTTGTGTAGTTTTAAGACAgatatgaatattttaaaattgaccCGTTGTGACTATCgcactaatttataagtttttaacttgtagcattaggaatttatttaccaataaattaaattaaattaaattaaagagtATTGCAAAGGCAAGGGTGAAAAGCCtgtcatttaattaaaacaaaccaGATGTCTCTTACACACGTGCTGCCGAGAGCGAAAGAGTAAAAGGAAGCAAAGcagttttgttattattattatttcgctTTCTAATTGCTTCAATCAATATGCATTCATTTAGCAAAGCAAgattaaacaaaatactgtgtattcaaaaattatttgtgACTTTTTGTCAAATAATACCCTAAGCAAACCATAACAGGCGTTAAAATAATTGGTTTGGAACGAATTCCCGCCAACAATCAgctgattttgtttataaGACAACTAAAATGAACAAGTGTACATATAATTTGGGACATTCTAAAATATTCCTCAAGCGTCTCCTTTTCTTTAATCTTTTGTATTTCCtctctttttattaattcaacCATCGATATAGGACAGCGGCTGTCTATTATGCATCATgatcttgttgttgtttatgcagctacttattgttattgttgcgaaattgaaattttcaatGCCACTGTCAAAGCTGCGCCGTCATCCGTCATCAATGAGTGCGCAGTTTTGAGTTGCACAACCGACACCGACTGAGCAAATAAAAAGTGATATCGCAATTAAAGATCACCAACATTCAAGcggatttttataaaagagaCTTCTTCTTTTAGTTCTTAAATGGACACGAAGGGAAGTGTGTTTGCAACATTATGCACAACATAAATACtattaaagatataaaaaaaaataataatttaaaaaattaaaattatatttgtaaGTACATAAATCTTGTATTTCTACAATgactcaaaaaatatttaggacaacccttaaatttaaacattgtGCTTTTCTTTCTCATTGCTGCTATTTTGCTtaagggggggtaaggttaattcggtgcaaaaaaggcaccttttcaaaaaattattgtggcgaaacggctaaagttagcttaatggattaaataccatatattaacacaacatttgaataatttttgataaattttgtattgataaatattaagaggtagaggagttatagggaatctcccgagtcgcctccaaaaaaagttgttttgcggtgtacatcctaacagtccacaggatcatccgatctaaaaaaattatacctcattcgttaaaggataagtgtcccgaggtattcaggaagcgttttttttttttagtttttttgtgattttttaggaaatttgaaagtcaaaaacccgatttttgactaaaaaaaaaacgttatttcttaatttaaaaatatataaaaattaaaaattaaaaaaaggccgacgtgaatacctgaggaattagttaaagaatgtgtgtgccaaatttcaaatcgatcggtctagtagtttttctgtaatcgtgtacaccgatttgaaaaattgaaattttcaggagagcgctgtAAACTTTGttattctcatgcattgaacaccaaccgaccttcgttcaactccgcataacttcgtcaattttactctgatcgatgtaaaacttggacacaatattcttaaactttaaaaataaaaaataaaaaaaaatttacgaaaaaaaaaaattaaataccttaccccccccccttaatttttacattttgttttctgtgGCGCCGTTATCTTTTGTTagtgtttataatttatattcgCACATTTTTGCGCTACTGCGTATTGAGCAAAAATCAACTTTAATAATTGACCTTGTGTGTGAGCATGTGTGAGtgcgagagtgtgtgtgtatttgcgGGAGGAAGATGGGAAGAGAACAGAGCAGAGCTC
It encodes:
- the amx gene encoding TM2 domain-containing protein almondex; this translates as MPAQRQCIVVNMRSALALIVIFVLTGIRNSETASGGNQMDLSDAKGDHKDNTSNNNGNGNANGNSNDNEVHMTPLVSKNGGVGLDNTTAHSSSSNGINNNMLCPYDKDTPCERLQFPCIRCAYNNACLYGREVNVTCEIIGNVQCQGERSFQRQMNCRYCYQTELWQQNCFQHANCNSIADKYYRTNCTVHQDVLCLGNRSFTRNLRCNWTQGYRWSTALLISLTLGGFGADRFYLGHWQEGIGKLFSFGGLGVWTIIDVLLISMHYLGPADGSLYI
- the Larp7 gene encoding la-related protein 7; the encoded protein is MAAKSAEKDKGEGQEPAATLENENPPDSSEPAGQKAAEMETTTPTKRDGGRKRKRHLFNSIRSQMEFYFGDANLSKDRFLRRYVDQDPYVPLEVFLTFNKIKTLTQDAQQIAKSLSNSQLLELDESGLKVKRKTKLPKQRDVNDKTLYVEALPANATHDWLKEVFSRYGPVAYVSLPHYPGTKRIKEFAFIEFEKAGAVEKAVKAFEQIHGVLSVETDPGELASVRSFQQQQQQQQENQQQQEELTEPEEPPKISLKREIPDKSGEGLEAKRVKLENEQPSGVSTAEETASETDAEATVEASEQDGKPEATDTKKRRRKRKKKVIMDKPNIEPSALELKVLPKTSWSSLRNKYLNLQRRLVSEAKSKQWRENHPQNQQQHHHHHNHQAHNHPNPPQPKPEAVKEEENSAEALSDGGGEPGGGAGGDGVPVPVKRRKAVHKMNMNFYGAGGVDSTKSEEPSQERTPLFKYEPGLIVECTLLEPCTNVKEFKADMRQYPDIKYVDIKESDQVALLRLATPLAAEELVRQVSCAERQLKVLRGQPETLYWRKIEQDREAKLSKKVRVQQKRGREKISKMLAKHIKFDDGDDEVPGGAID